The following coding sequences lie in one Rhizobium sp. ZPR4 genomic window:
- a CDS encoding ATP-binding cassette domain-containing protein, protein MPEKQMPPDARIAGAALAARDLQFSYAPGFSLWPGRVKGFHAIKDVSLELKPGETLGLVGESGCGKSTLASLLCGDREPTSGEITLFGQSFKSLMKPNRRGLAKHLQVISQDTMGALDPRRSVGHQMVETLAIHGIGYPASRLDRAAETFKAVSLPVSALQKFPHQLSGGQRQRVAIARALVVEPQILLCDEPVSALDVSVQAQVLNLLLELQRARGLSLLFISHDVRVVRHVSHRVAIMEAGSIVETGPTEEVFANPVHPYTAKLLSAVPRGRRGRVRQAAAMLETL, encoded by the coding sequence ATGCCTGAGAAGCAAATGCCACCCGATGCGCGTATCGCTGGCGCGGCACTTGCCGCCCGCGATCTGCAATTTTCCTATGCGCCGGGCTTTTCCCTTTGGCCGGGACGGGTGAAGGGATTTCACGCCATCAAGGATGTGAGCCTGGAGTTGAAGCCCGGCGAGACCCTGGGTCTTGTCGGCGAGTCCGGTTGCGGTAAGTCAACGCTTGCCTCGCTGCTCTGCGGCGACCGCGAGCCGACGTCAGGCGAAATCACGCTGTTCGGCCAGTCCTTCAAAAGCCTGATGAAGCCGAACCGGCGTGGTCTGGCAAAACATCTCCAGGTCATTTCGCAGGATACGATGGGCGCGCTCGATCCGCGCCGGAGCGTCGGTCATCAGATGGTGGAGACGCTGGCAATTCACGGCATCGGCTATCCGGCCAGCAGGCTCGATCGCGCGGCGGAGACGTTCAAAGCCGTCAGCCTGCCGGTCTCCGCCTTGCAGAAATTTCCGCATCAGCTCTCCGGTGGCCAGCGCCAGCGCGTCGCCATCGCCCGTGCCCTGGTGGTCGAGCCGCAAATTCTGCTTTGCGACGAGCCGGTCTCGGCGCTCGATGTCTCGGTGCAGGCGCAGGTGCTCAATCTCCTGCTCGAATTGCAGCGAGCCCGCGGCCTGTCGCTGCTTTTCATCAGCCATGACGTGCGGGTGGTCCGGCATGTCTCGCATCGCGTGGCGATCATGGAGGCGGGCTCGATCGTGGAAACCGGTCCGACGGAAGAGGTCTTCGCAAACCCGGTCCACCCCTATACCGCAAAGCTCCTCTCCGCCGTTCCCCGCGGGCGGCGCGGCAGGGTGCGACAGGCCGCGGCCATGCTCGAAACGCTCTGA
- a CDS encoding ABC transporter permease — translation MLQSILRAFLRALVTLFLAMTFTFVILRVSGDPLHSLLPIETPPEVVALMRQQWGLDQPLYIQYFAYLGHLLRGDFGTSLLNGQDALTLVMSKVPATLELMGAALILAFGAGVPFGILAARNRGGLIDRFVMALAVLMHSLPNFLIAILLIQLFAVSLRILPSGGGSTMAHLVMPVLVIGLYNAGIIARFVRSSVLEVLGQRFILAARAKRIGESALLWRHIMPNAALPLLTMLGFLVGGMIGGAAVVESVYAWPGVGRFLVSSVAQRDLNIVQTIVLLITATMVTANLMIDCLYILADPRLRHRASA, via the coding sequence ATGCTTCAATCCATCCTGCGGGCGTTTCTAAGAGCACTCGTGACGCTGTTCCTGGCGATGACCTTCACCTTCGTCATTCTGCGCGTCAGCGGCGACCCGTTGCATTCTCTGTTGCCCATCGAGACGCCGCCGGAAGTGGTGGCGCTGATGCGGCAGCAATGGGGTCTCGATCAGCCGCTCTACATCCAGTATTTTGCCTATCTCGGCCATCTTCTGCGCGGCGATTTCGGCACGTCGCTGCTGAATGGGCAGGACGCGCTGACACTGGTCATGTCGAAGGTCCCGGCGACGCTGGAATTGATGGGTGCCGCCCTGATATTGGCGTTCGGCGCCGGCGTGCCCTTCGGCATTCTGGCCGCGCGCAATCGCGGCGGCTTGATCGACCGTTTCGTGATGGCGCTTGCGGTGCTGATGCATTCGCTTCCGAATTTCCTGATCGCTATCCTGCTCATCCAGCTTTTCGCCGTCTCCCTGCGGATATTGCCTAGCGGTGGGGGATCGACGATGGCACATCTCGTCATGCCCGTTCTGGTCATCGGTCTCTACAACGCCGGCATCATCGCCCGCTTCGTCCGCTCAAGCGTGCTGGAGGTGCTGGGACAGCGTTTCATATTGGCGGCGCGCGCCAAGCGCATCGGTGAAAGCGCCCTTCTTTGGCGGCATATCATGCCCAATGCAGCCCTGCCGCTTCTGACGATGCTCGGCTTTCTCGTCGGCGGTATGATTGGCGGCGCGGCCGTGGTCGAGAGCGTCTATGCCTGGCCGGGTGTCGGCCGCTTTCTCGTCTCCTCCGTCGCGCAGCGCGATCTGAACATCGTGCAGACGATCGTATTGCTCATCACCGCGACGATGGTGACGGCCAATCTCATGATCGATTGTCTCTACATTCTCGCCGATCCGCGTCTGCGGCATCGCGCATCGGCCTGA
- a CDS encoding FAD-binding dehydrogenase → MSSRADVVIVGAGLSGLVAACELIERGKRVIVVDQEPRASLGGQAFWSLGGLFMIDTPEQRRMRIRDSLDLARQDWLGAAAFDRLEDFWPRAWADAYLNFAAGEMRSWLHGLGMRWFPVVGWAERGGGLADGHGNSVPRFHLTWGTGPGVLDPFLKRILAAEKQGKVELLFRRRVTRLIGDHNGITGVEGEILAEDGIPRGRQSSRDVVGDFRIEGAVIVASGGIGGNPELVRRAWPVDRLGTPPERMLSGVPHHVDGLMIGHAEAAGARPINGDRMWHYTEGIANWDPIWPNHGIRILPGPSSLWFDANGNRMPAPCLPGFDSLATLQHICKLGHGYSWFVTTQKIVKKEFALSGSEQNPDLTGRDIGLLLRSRLGRSAPPPVEAFKAKGKDFIVAETLEELVAGMNRIGDHPLDFGHLRTQIEARDRELDNPFAKDAQIVALRQARGYLGDRFMRTAPPHRILDVKAGPLIAVRLNILTRKSLGGLETDLNSQALGQSGVLIPGLYACGEAAGFGGGGYHGYNALEGTFLGGCIFSGRKAGRAA, encoded by the coding sequence ATGAGCAGTCGTGCAGATGTCGTCATCGTCGGAGCAGGCTTGTCCGGTCTTGTTGCCGCCTGCGAGCTGATAGAGCGCGGGAAACGGGTGATCGTTGTCGATCAGGAGCCGCGGGCAAGTCTTGGTGGTCAGGCCTTCTGGTCTCTTGGTGGGCTGTTCATGATCGATACGCCCGAACAGCGGCGGATGCGAATTCGCGACAGTCTCGATCTCGCCCGTCAGGATTGGCTGGGCGCTGCCGCCTTCGACAGGCTTGAGGACTTCTGGCCACGTGCCTGGGCGGATGCCTATCTCAATTTTGCCGCCGGCGAGATGCGCAGCTGGCTGCACGGGCTCGGCATGCGCTGGTTTCCCGTCGTCGGCTGGGCTGAGCGTGGCGGAGGCCTTGCCGACGGGCATGGCAATTCGGTGCCGCGCTTCCATCTCACCTGGGGCACGGGTCCCGGCGTTCTCGATCCATTCCTAAAGCGGATTCTGGCGGCAGAGAAGCAAGGCAAGGTCGAGCTGTTGTTCCGTCGGCGGGTGACGCGGCTGATCGGTGATCACAATGGCATAACCGGCGTGGAAGGTGAGATCCTGGCTGAGGATGGTATCCCCCGTGGTCGGCAGTCGAGCCGTGATGTCGTGGGGGACTTCCGCATCGAGGGTGCCGTTATCGTGGCGAGCGGCGGCATCGGCGGCAATCCAGAACTGGTTCGCCGCGCCTGGCCCGTCGACCGTCTTGGCACGCCCCCGGAGCGGATGCTGAGCGGCGTGCCCCATCATGTGGACGGCTTGATGATCGGTCATGCCGAGGCAGCCGGCGCGCGGCCGATTAATGGCGACAGGATGTGGCACTATACCGAAGGCATTGCCAACTGGGACCCGATCTGGCCGAACCATGGTATTCGCATTTTGCCAGGTCCGTCTTCGCTCTGGTTCGACGCCAATGGCAATCGCATGCCGGCACCTTGCCTGCCGGGCTTCGACAGCCTTGCGACGCTGCAGCACATCTGCAAGCTCGGCCATGGTTACAGCTGGTTCGTGACCACGCAGAAGATCGTCAAGAAGGAGTTTGCTCTTTCGGGCTCCGAGCAGAATCCGGATCTTACGGGACGCGATATCGGGCTCCTTCTGCGCAGCCGTCTTGGCCGGTCGGCTCCCCCGCCGGTGGAAGCCTTCAAGGCGAAGGGCAAGGATTTCATCGTTGCCGAAACGTTGGAAGAGCTGGTCGCCGGCATGAACCGTATCGGCGACCACCCGCTCGATTTTGGCCATCTGCGCACCCAGATCGAAGCCCGCGATCGCGAGTTGGATAATCCCTTTGCCAAGGATGCCCAGATCGTCGCGTTGAGACAGGCGCGCGGATATCTCGGTGATCGCTTCATGCGCACGGCCCCACCGCATCGCATATTGGATGTAAAGGCCGGCCCATTGATTGCCGTGCGCCTCAATATTCTCACTCGCAAATCTCTGGGCGGGCTTGAAACCGATCTGAATAGCCAGGCGCTTGGGCAGAGCGGCGTGCTCATACCGGGATTATATGCCTGCGGCGAGGCGGCAGGCTTTGGTGGCGGTGGATATCACGGCTACAATGCGCTGGAGGGCACGTTCCTGGGAGGATGCATTTTCTCCGGCCGCAAAGCGGGACGGGCGGCATGA
- a CDS encoding TetR/AcrR family transcriptional regulator yields MKRRERSRKLILDAAGAAFRELGFAETSIEEIAGRAGLTRKTVYNLFRSKEDIALCLIALVEAQDAGYRVRMAANENVLSLLELVLLDSAGWCLANPSLARLALSPAVRPSLDPPSGRPSFQGLVRDILALGQRQGIIRKDEDLNFMTLVLLGVFGQSMLTALSTGSFSGQEIRRIVRILVEGIGSAAQPIS; encoded by the coding sequence ATGAAGCGCAGGGAACGATCGAGGAAACTCATCCTTGATGCCGCGGGCGCGGCTTTCAGGGAACTTGGATTCGCGGAGACCTCGATTGAGGAAATAGCTGGCCGTGCCGGCCTGACGCGCAAGACAGTCTACAATCTTTTTCGCTCGAAAGAGGACATTGCGCTCTGCCTGATCGCACTGGTCGAAGCGCAGGATGCCGGCTATCGCGTGAGAATGGCGGCAAACGAGAATGTCCTGTCCCTGCTCGAACTGGTGCTTCTCGACAGCGCAGGCTGGTGCCTTGCCAATCCGTCGCTTGCAAGGCTTGCTCTCAGTCCCGCCGTCCGGCCATCGCTCGACCCGCCGTCCGGTCGGCCTTCGTTCCAGGGGCTTGTGAGGGACATTCTGGCTCTTGGCCAGCGGCAAGGGATCATTCGCAAGGACGAGGATCTCAATTTCATGACCCTTGTCTTGCTCGGGGTTTTTGGGCAATCCATGCTGACGGCACTGTCGACGGGATCGTTCAGCGGGCAGGAAATCAGGCGCATTGTCCGCATCCTTGTCGAAGGCATCGGCTCGGCCGCGCAGCCCATAAGTTGA
- a CDS encoding LacI family DNA-binding transcriptional regulator encodes MKAPKRIGILDVARLAGVSATTVSRVLNGQADSRISPETQERVRATASSVGYVVNRLATSLRTHRTGVFGAIVNSLSGHYQPHLTSRLQIVAQRRGVELLVAQAKAEAGEIAGQLRLFQQDFFDGVIMVSDLPGQQALCDHLDLIGKAHVTLGAGLTGPLPAVLTDDRQGIRLLFDHLVELGHRRISFVYRVSRSALRDRLSIFQDAVAGSAGLVVGDVISFEKGERDRKLFGDLLVSPQRPTALICGSDGLAIEVVAFLRDLGLRIPADISVVGYDNVPDTAYWAPPLTTVAQPTDALCEASLDLLVELSNLPVDARVAMRPMRFVTPELVIRASSSSPSLRPFSLA; translated from the coding sequence ATGAAAGCACCAAAGAGAATCGGCATTCTCGACGTCGCCAGGCTGGCTGGCGTGTCCGCGACCACGGTATCCCGCGTCCTGAACGGCCAGGCTGACAGCCGCATCAGTCCGGAGACGCAGGAGCGCGTCAGGGCAACGGCGAGCAGCGTCGGCTATGTCGTCAACCGTCTGGCGACATCGCTGAGGACACATAGGACCGGCGTCTTCGGGGCGATCGTCAATAGCCTGTCGGGCCACTATCAGCCGCATCTGACAAGCCGCCTCCAAATTGTGGCGCAACGTCGTGGCGTGGAACTGCTGGTCGCGCAGGCCAAGGCAGAGGCCGGCGAGATCGCTGGCCAGTTGCGCCTGTTTCAACAGGATTTCTTCGATGGCGTCATCATGGTCAGCGACCTGCCGGGCCAGCAGGCGCTTTGCGACCATCTCGATCTCATCGGCAAGGCGCATGTGACGCTCGGCGCCGGGCTGACGGGGCCGCTTCCCGCGGTTCTCACCGACGACCGCCAGGGCATACGACTGCTGTTCGACCACCTGGTAGAGCTCGGCCACCGCCGCATTTCTTTCGTCTACCGCGTCAGTCGCAGCGCGCTTCGCGATCGGCTGTCGATTTTCCAGGATGCTGTTGCCGGCAGTGCGGGCTTGGTCGTCGGTGATGTCATTTCCTTTGAGAAGGGCGAGCGCGACCGCAAGCTCTTTGGGGATCTCCTGGTATCGCCGCAACGCCCGACGGCACTGATCTGTGGCAGCGATGGGCTTGCGATCGAGGTCGTTGCATTCTTGCGCGATCTCGGCCTGCGGATACCTGCCGATATTTCCGTCGTCGGCTATGACAACGTGCCTGACACCGCCTATTGGGCTCCGCCTCTGACGACGGTCGCACAGCCGACGGATGCGCTGTGCGAAGCATCGCTCGACCTCCTGGTTGAACTTTCCAACCTCCCGGTAGACGCCCGCGTTGCAATGCGTCCGATGCGGTTCGTTACCCCTGAACTTGTCATACGTGCGTCATCGAGCTCGCCTAGCTTGCGGCCATTCTCCCTTGCATAA
- a CDS encoding oligopeptide/dipeptide ABC transporter ATP-binding protein codes for MATPVLSVDNLSVSFRTGAGRFHPVNNVSFDLAEGEILGIVGESGSGKSLTCLALAGLLGSTASATGYISFQDAMYDAAELGRRSRVKLPPIGLIFQEPVSCLDPVRTIGSQIAEAAISAGMSAKEARDEALRLLAEVAIPQPETRYNAYPAQFSGGMCQRVMIATALAMQPRLIIADEPTTALDVTVQAQVVALLVKAVRERGIPMIFISHDLDLVSEVCDRIAVMYAGSLVEINRTDDLYDNPRHPYTRLLLEAMPGRGRPLERLADIPGELKLHDDLPQACAFAPRCPRAEPNCATMVPPLIAGAAALACFNPWSSHDA; via the coding sequence GTGGCGACACCTGTCCTTTCGGTCGACAATCTGAGCGTCTCGTTCAGAACGGGCGCCGGGCGGTTTCATCCGGTCAACAACGTATCTTTCGACCTTGCCGAGGGCGAGATTCTCGGCATCGTCGGAGAGAGCGGATCGGGAAAGAGCCTCACCTGCCTTGCGCTTGCAGGTCTTCTGGGATCGACCGCCAGCGCGACGGGCTATATTTCCTTCCAGGACGCCATGTATGATGCGGCCGAGCTTGGTCGGCGGTCGCGGGTGAAGCTGCCGCCGATCGGGTTGATCTTTCAGGAGCCCGTCTCCTGCCTCGATCCGGTGCGCACCATCGGCTCCCAGATCGCCGAGGCGGCCATCAGCGCCGGCATGTCGGCAAAGGAGGCAAGGGACGAAGCGCTCCGGCTTCTGGCGGAAGTCGCCATTCCGCAACCCGAGACGCGCTACAATGCCTATCCCGCGCAATTTTCCGGTGGCATGTGCCAGCGCGTGATGATCGCGACGGCCCTCGCCATGCAGCCGCGATTGATCATCGCTGATGAGCCGACAACGGCGCTCGACGTCACGGTACAGGCGCAGGTCGTCGCTCTCCTGGTCAAGGCGGTGCGTGAGCGTGGCATCCCCATGATCTTCATCAGCCACGATCTCGATCTCGTCTCGGAGGTCTGCGACCGTATCGCGGTGATGTATGCGGGGTCGCTGGTCGAGATCAATCGCACGGATGATCTCTACGACAATCCGCGCCATCCCTATACGCGGCTGCTGCTGGAGGCGATGCCTGGACGGGGCAGGCCGCTGGAGAGGCTCGCGGACATTCCCGGTGAGCTGAAATTGCATGATGACCTGCCGCAGGCCTGCGCCTTCGCACCTCGCTGTCCGCGCGCGGAACCGAATTGCGCGACGATGGTTCCGCCGTTGATTGCCGGTGCGGCAGCGCTTGCCTGCTTCAATCCATGGAGCTCCCATGATGCCTGA
- a CDS encoding phospholipase D-like domain-containing protein has protein sequence MNISLIVHPGVDSALIAWRSDFIDQCRGFALRRKIKRAAGSPQSPNTVSDVDADGFHEEIVASWVGFADGPAVEEGTRKPTTEWPIQKYLWSDFAVNPGDVVAYRVSAMTGPETALQESADHVSDWSDALQIGAETSGHVSCYFNRGIVASQWLARVLPEEAPTTKLKKAIANPEDPIRRFLAGPIRDKLVSLLNDARSNSGHIYAALFELDDPELIPLLQGFKKRAHIVLGNGSVKKKGEDENEDARSALSSCDVKDRMSAPRALAHNKFLVICDADKAPQAVWTGSTNWTMTGLCTQANNALLIDNPAVAEFYLDQWKTLASDGNDSPPALYQSNAEPRTTSKAKNTTVWFTPMREGLDLEQAGELIRGAQQGILFAMFNPGPRGTLLNDIIELASPSSPSFKPDLYIQGVVNQNPGTAKNPVVLFNRGERIDANADVVLPAAIPGRFAYWQKEVLKLPTAHAMVHSKVVIIDPYGPNPVVMTGSHNMGPKASGVNDENLVIITGNGDLASQYAGKIMEIYAQYRWRQSVQKQGGAPKWTGLADDDNWQIKSPDQPYDKRRIRELDFWFGKNDNA, from the coding sequence ATGAACATAAGTCTGATCGTGCATCCCGGTGTCGATAGTGCTCTTATTGCCTGGCGCAGCGACTTTATCGACCAGTGCCGTGGTTTTGCCTTGCGACGGAAGATCAAGCGCGCGGCTGGAAGCCCGCAAAGCCCGAATACGGTCTCCGATGTCGACGCCGACGGCTTTCATGAGGAGATCGTTGCCAGTTGGGTCGGCTTCGCCGATGGGCCGGCCGTCGAAGAAGGCACGCGCAAGCCGACGACGGAATGGCCGATCCAGAAATATCTCTGGTCCGATTTCGCCGTCAATCCCGGCGATGTCGTCGCCTACAGGGTCTCCGCCATGACCGGGCCTGAGACGGCGCTGCAGGAATCGGCCGATCACGTATCGGACTGGAGCGATGCCCTGCAGATCGGGGCAGAAACCAGCGGCCATGTCAGCTGCTATTTCAATCGAGGCATCGTTGCCAGCCAATGGCTGGCACGCGTGCTGCCCGAAGAGGCTCCAACCACCAAACTCAAGAAGGCGATCGCCAACCCGGAAGATCCGATCCGCCGCTTTCTCGCGGGGCCGATCCGCGACAAGCTGGTATCGCTCTTGAACGATGCGCGATCGAATAGCGGCCATATCTATGCCGCCCTGTTCGAGCTGGACGATCCCGAATTGATACCTCTGCTGCAGGGCTTCAAGAAGCGTGCCCATATCGTGCTTGGCAATGGCAGCGTGAAGAAAAAGGGCGAGGACGAAAACGAGGATGCCCGATCCGCGCTGTCTTCCTGCGATGTCAAGGATCGCATGAGCGCGCCGCGGGCACTGGCGCACAATAAATTCCTGGTCATCTGCGATGCAGACAAGGCGCCTCAAGCCGTGTGGACCGGCAGCACGAACTGGACGATGACCGGCCTTTGCACCCAGGCCAACAATGCGCTCCTGATCGACAACCCGGCCGTGGCGGAATTCTACCTTGACCAGTGGAAGACGCTTGCCTCCGATGGCAATGATTCCCCGCCTGCTCTCTACCAGAGCAATGCCGAACCCAGGACGACATCGAAAGCCAAAAATACGACGGTCTGGTTCACGCCGATGCGTGAGGGGCTCGATCTCGAACAGGCAGGCGAGCTGATCCGCGGCGCCCAACAGGGCATCCTGTTCGCCATGTTCAATCCAGGGCCTCGCGGTACGCTTCTCAACGACATCATCGAGCTTGCCTCTCCGTCGAGCCCGTCGTTCAAGCCCGATCTCTACATCCAGGGCGTGGTCAACCAGAACCCCGGCACGGCAAAGAACCCTGTCGTGCTGTTCAACAGAGGCGAACGGATCGATGCCAACGCCGATGTCGTCCTGCCCGCAGCAATCCCCGGCCGTTTTGCCTATTGGCAGAAGGAAGTCCTGAAGCTGCCGACTGCCCACGCCATGGTCCACAGCAAAGTGGTCATCATCGATCCGTATGGTCCCAATCCCGTCGTGATGACCGGCTCCCACAATATGGGTCCGAAGGCGAGCGGCGTGAACGACGAAAACCTGGTGATCATCACCGGCAACGGCGATCTTGCCAGCCAATATGCCGGCAAGATCATGGAAATCTATGCCCAGTATCGCTGGCGGCAATCCGTTCAGAAACAGGGCGGCGCGCCCAAGTGGACCGGTCTTGCCGATGATGACAACTGGCAGATCAAATCGCCCGACCAACCCTATGACAAACGCCGCATACGCGAGCTCGACTTCTGGTTCGGCAAAAATGACAATGCCTGA
- a CDS encoding ABC transporter substrate-binding protein, with product MSEYLLSGFNSPVTRRTTLLLGAAAGLSAFVPALSASADDNADKRPELRIAVQMNPVSQEPVDAASNVAFRNNYSIHETVLALDMRGDFSVKPNLATSWTWISPTVLEMKLRPGVIFHDGREMTAEDVAFSFGPERLLNKDAPGYPTYRTNFTSLDHVEVVDPLTVRFVTKFQDPIFLQRLASYAAVVISKDAWQKNGGNWTTWRQKPVGAGPYKVESYTANESVVLVAHDQAYRGKPAAKRVTLRIVPEVSSRIAGLLAGDYDIATDLPPDQLSVVTASTDHEIVGGPVPNNRILFFDKNNPALKDPRVRQALILAIDRQAIVDTIWNGRTRVPNGLQFELYGPVYLKDYPAYKYDPDQAMQLLKDAGYNGEEIEVRSQNNYYTAENPVTQAVVAMWQAVGVNAKMKFVESGKLFDNSPTRAIGNWSSTGQIPDPYISFFTQFSAAGSLTSFKIWQNADFDALGAKMETAVDPADRAKIFRDMLHLIEWEDPGVTVLHQNAVFFGIRKGIKWQPLPAFQMDLGAGSLSFEEQKS from the coding sequence ATGTCTGAATATCTGCTCAGCGGCTTCAACAGCCCGGTTACCCGCCGCACGACCCTTCTGCTGGGAGCTGCGGCCGGCCTCTCCGCTTTCGTCCCGGCGCTGTCTGCCTCAGCTGATGACAACGCCGACAAGAGGCCGGAACTGCGCATCGCCGTTCAGATGAATCCGGTGTCTCAGGAACCTGTGGATGCCGCCAGCAACGTTGCCTTCCGCAACAACTATTCCATCCACGAGACCGTGCTTGCGCTGGACATGCGCGGCGATTTCTCGGTGAAACCTAATCTCGCTACCTCGTGGACCTGGATTTCGCCGACCGTGCTCGAAATGAAGCTGCGCCCCGGCGTGATCTTCCATGATGGCCGCGAGATGACCGCCGAGGACGTCGCCTTCTCCTTCGGCCCTGAGCGGCTCCTGAACAAGGATGCGCCGGGCTATCCGACCTATCGCACCAACTTTACCAGCCTCGACCATGTCGAAGTGGTCGATCCCCTGACGGTCCGCTTCGTCACCAAGTTCCAGGACCCGATCTTCCTGCAGCGTCTTGCATCCTATGCCGCTGTCGTCATCAGCAAGGATGCCTGGCAGAAGAACGGCGGCAACTGGACGACCTGGCGGCAGAAGCCGGTCGGCGCCGGTCCCTATAAGGTCGAAAGCTATACGGCCAATGAAAGCGTCGTGCTGGTCGCCCACGATCAGGCCTATCGCGGCAAACCGGCCGCCAAGCGCGTGACCTTGCGCATCGTGCCGGAGGTTTCTTCGCGCATTGCCGGGCTGTTGGCCGGCGACTACGACATTGCCACGGACCTGCCGCCGGATCAGCTTTCGGTCGTCACCGCCAGCACCGATCACGAGATCGTCGGCGGCCCGGTTCCGAACAACCGCATCCTGTTCTTCGACAAGAACAATCCGGCGCTGAAGGACCCGCGCGTCCGTCAGGCACTCATTCTCGCCATCGACCGTCAGGCGATCGTCGACACGATCTGGAATGGCCGCACGAGGGTGCCGAACGGCCTGCAGTTCGAGCTCTATGGGCCTGTCTACCTCAAGGACTATCCGGCCTACAAATATGATCCGGACCAGGCGATGCAACTCCTGAAGGATGCCGGCTACAATGGCGAGGAGATCGAAGTCCGCTCGCAGAACAATTACTACACGGCGGAAAACCCGGTCACGCAGGCCGTTGTCGCCATGTGGCAGGCTGTCGGCGTCAACGCCAAGATGAAGTTCGTCGAATCGGGCAAGCTGTTTGACAACTCGCCGACCCGCGCCATCGGCAACTGGTCGAGCACCGGGCAGATCCCCGACCCCTATATCTCCTTCTTCACGCAGTTCAGCGCGGCCGGCTCGCTCACCTCGTTCAAGATCTGGCAGAATGCCGATTTCGATGCGCTCGGTGCGAAAATGGAAACGGCGGTCGATCCCGCCGACCGTGCCAAGATATTCCGTGACATGCTGCATCTGATCGAATGGGAAGATCCGGGCGTGACCGTCCTGCATCAGAATGCCGTCTTCTTCGGCATTCGCAAGGGCATCAAGTGGCAGCCCCTGCCGGCCTTCCAGATGGATCTCGGCGCCGGCAGCCTTTCCTTCGAAGAACAGAAGAGCTGA
- a CDS encoding DUF2278 family protein, with protein sequence MTRERRKPKNAKRTYGVLVGRVTDGAMKPSGSSPHYEIWVKAGDDDFRIAVNVQSVDGSEVLVHYDPEFKDNSGHDIAGLAQGPAGFKALQTGPDGEGLDYIRDTLFPIEDMTAIPVEGAQLSLANMLDGQIERAKADTGAVIVAFGEYFQDQGSDETFHFSPERGVHDIHFMQGNSGSFADDNRVHGDGGLFIRFAGGETIALFVRFSVQSLKTDDQTGAPLA encoded by the coding sequence ATGACACGTGAACGCCGGAAACCCAAAAATGCCAAGCGCACCTACGGAGTCCTCGTCGGCAGGGTTACCGATGGCGCAATGAAGCCGTCGGGTTCCTCGCCGCATTATGAGATCTGGGTCAAAGCAGGCGACGATGATTTCCGGATTGCCGTCAACGTCCAATCGGTTGATGGCAGCGAAGTGTTGGTTCACTACGACCCGGAGTTCAAGGACAATAGCGGCCACGATATTGCCGGGCTTGCCCAGGGCCCGGCAGGCTTCAAGGCCTTGCAGACAGGACCGGACGGCGAGGGCCTGGACTATATTCGCGACACGCTTTTCCCGATCGAGGATATGACCGCCATTCCGGTCGAAGGTGCGCAGCTGTCGCTGGCCAACATGCTGGACGGACAAATCGAACGGGCAAAGGCGGATACCGGCGCTGTCATCGTTGCCTTCGGCGAATATTTTCAGGACCAGGGAAGCGACGAAACCTTTCATTTCAGCCCGGAACGCGGCGTCCACGATATCCACTTCATGCAAGGCAACTCCGGCAGTTTCGCCGACGACAATCGCGTCCATGGCGATGGCGGCCTGTTCATCCGATTTGCCGGCGGCGAGACCATAGCCTTGTTCGTGCGCTTCAGCGTTCAGTCGCTCAAGACCGACGATCAGACCGGCGCCCCACTCGCCTGA
- a CDS encoding histidine phosphatase family protein, with amino-acid sequence MAPRKIMIIRHAERPMDDGKDQGVRLDGTPNENFLTVRGWQRAGALVRLFCPLGKSGTQGAIERPTLLYAAHPDDKHRSHRTRSTLQPLADLTGLTVNIDHARGEEPELAKAVLNQTGVVLIAWEHKAIHEIVTALTQSAINAPVWPDDRFDMIFVLTPDPAWHLLQVPQQVLAGDQASIFQP; translated from the coding sequence TTGGCACCACGCAAGATCATGATCATTCGCCATGCCGAACGTCCGATGGACGACGGCAAGGACCAGGGGGTCCGGCTCGACGGGACGCCGAACGAGAACTTTCTGACCGTGAGGGGATGGCAGCGGGCAGGCGCCTTGGTTCGCCTGTTCTGCCCGCTTGGCAAGAGCGGCACCCAAGGCGCTATCGAACGGCCGACCTTGCTCTATGCGGCGCATCCCGACGACAAGCATCGCAGCCACCGCACCCGATCGACCCTTCAGCCACTGGCTGACCTGACGGGGCTCACCGTCAATATCGATCACGCACGCGGCGAAGAACCGGAACTGGCAAAGGCCGTCCTCAATCAAACGGGTGTGGTGCTCATTGCCTGGGAGCACAAGGCAATTCATGAGATCGTCACGGCGTTGACGCAAAGTGCTATAAACGCGCCCGTTTGGCCCGATGATCGATTCGACATGATCTTCGTGCTGACGCCGGATCCGGCCTGGCATCTCCTCCAAGTGCCGCAACAGGTTCTGGCGGGCGATCAGGCAAGCATTTTCCAGCCCTAA